The Thalassomonas actiniarum genome contains the following window.
TATTCTGCTCCACCACGCGATTATATAAATCAAACACCGCCTGTTGCCAGATATCATCACCGGCAATAAGATGCAGATCGTCAAGACAAATCAAGTCAATTTGCTCCAGCCCGTCCAGCATTTCCACCGATAACAGCTTCAACTCGGAAAAAGACAGACACAGGGAAGATTTGCCAAGCAAGGCGGCATAAGCACTGCTGGCATGTAAAAGATGGGATTTGCCCACCCCGCCGAGACCAAACAGGTAAAAACCGTGGGGCTGGCTTTCCAGCGCCGATTTACCGTCGATAAAGTCCTGCAGCTGTTTCACCACCGCCTGGTTGGCTTCACTCTGGAAACTGTCAAAGTTTTCATCGTCGGGTAACTGCACCGCCAGTGCTAATTGGGCAACCTGCTTCATGACTTACCCCAATAAAAAACCGGGACATCGTCCGGGCGAACTTCCGCCAGCGGATCTATATGCTGTTGCAGCAATTTATTAAGTTTAAGGGAAGCGAGCAGCGCCTGTTTACCACCAAGCAGACTCAGGCTGAACCTGCGGTTTGTGCCCCGGGCACTGACTAAACGCACCGACTGCACCGAAGATAACTTTTCCAGGAACTGCGACACCGCCATATAGGTTTGCAATGAGTCGACATTGGCGACATCAAGCAGCAACTCGTTGTCCATAGAGGGCGACTGGGCATATCCCTGATAAATGGTCTGGGTGATCTCTGCCAGGGCCTGCTCAATCAGTTGTCCGGCATTGTTGCTCTGGCGCCGCTGACCAAAAACCTGTTTATCCGTCAGCAAACTCCAGTCCAGCACCAGGTTATTCTCCTGGCACAAGATACAGTCTTGTTCGTCATCGCTTTGGGGGATTTGCGGCAACAGGCTGGAGTTGGAGACCCGGATCACCACTATCGCTTCCGGGTAATAACGGCTTGACGCGGCCCGCACCGGCTCGGCAAAGCGCCCCCAGATATCGGATATCCGGACTTGGCTGGCATCGGTTAAATCCATTAACGGCATGATCACCGGCAAGCCCCTTTGCCGGGCATAATCGGTAGCAATCCCAGGCAAAGGCGAGCGCGAGGAAGAAGATAAGATGCTGCGCGACAGCCCCTGCTCTTCAATCAACCACAATAACACCTGGGGACGTAAATTCCCCCATAAGGATAACTGCGCTTGCTGAAACAGGGCGTTTATCTTGTGCTCATCAAAAGTCGCCTGCAACACCAGCTTATTTTTAACCGGGTCATTTTTTGTGGAATAAGCCGCAAGGCGCTCATAAGTGTATTGGCTCAGGTATTGCTGGTGATTGGCCACCGCCTGTTTGACAACATCGTTATCCACTGCGGCTTCCTGACCGGAAACTTTCACTATCACCGAGCGCAGCGCCTGCTTTAATGCACGGTTTCTTTCGGCTTTCGCCTGGGAGTTCACAGGCACCTTTGCCTGGTATAAATCTTTGACTTCAACCGCATGAAGGGCGGCCGAACATAAAAAGGTCAAAAGCAGTGCGCAAAATCTAATCATATAAAGGAGACGAATCAATTTCATATTCAAGATCTTATCATATTGCACAGGAATTTTATCCCCTATTTATAACCTTGGGAAAATAATTTATTTTAATGATACTAACCTCCCGCCCACGCTGCTAGAATATGCACCTTTAAAATCTGTCGGTTATTTTTTGAGGTTTCCCGTGAGCGAACAAAAACAGTCCTTAAGTTATAAAGATGCTGGTGTAGATATAGATGCAGGCAATGCATTGGTCGAAAACATTAAGGGGGCTGTTAAACGCACAACACGCCCTGAAGTAATGGGGGGTTTGGGGGGCTTCGGCTCAGTATGCCAACTACCTACAGGTTATAAAGAGCCGGTACTGGTTGCCGGTACCGATGGCGTCGGTACTAAACTGCGCCTGGCAATCGATTTGGAAAAACATGATACCGTGGGCATCGATCTGGTAGCCATGTGTGTCAACGACCTGATTGTTCAGGGCGCCGAGCCGTTATTCTTCCTTGATTATTACGCCACCGCCAAACTTGACGTTGACGTGGCCTCCAATGTGGTTAGCGGCATTGCCGAAGGCTGTATCCAGGCAGGTTGTGCCTTGGTCGGCGGTGAAACCGCTGAAATGCCGGGCATGTACCACAAAGGCGATTACGACATCGCCGGTTTCTGTGTCGGTGTTGCGGAAAAGTCCCGCCTGCTTGACGGCAGCAAGGTTGCCGCAGGCGACCAGCTGATAGCCTTAGCCGCTTCGGGTCCTCATTCCAACGGTTATTCCCTGATTCGTAAAGTGCTGGAAGTGAACAACACAGACACCAATGAATTATTAGACGGCAAAGCCATCGGCGAGCATTTACTGACACCGACCAAAATCTATGTCAAATCTGTGCTGGCGCTATTAAAAGAAGTGGATGTCCATGCCCTGTCTCATATTACCGGCGGCGGTTTCTGGGAAAATATTCCCCGGGTATTACCCCAAAACACTAAGGCAGTGATCAACAAAGCCTCCTGGCAATGGCCGCAAATTTTCAACTGGCTGCAGGAAAAAGGCAATATCAGCGAACACGAAATGTACCGCACCTTTAACTGCGGCGTCGGCATGATCATCGCCGTACCAAGCGACAAACTTGAAGCCAGCTTAGACATCTTAAAGGCACAGGGTGAAAATGCCTGGCACATCGGCGCTATCGACAACGCAGCCGCCGATGAAGAACAAGTTGAAATGAACGAGGGCTAAGGCATGGGGAGTCGAATTCTGGTGTTAATTTCAGGCAGCGGCAGCAATTTGCAAGCCCTGCTTGATGCCAGCGGCGCCGATGATTATCCCGGTGAAGTGGTGGCGGTCATTTCCAATAAAGCAGACGCTTACGGTTTGACCCGGGCGGAAAATGCCGGTGTTGATGCCATCACTTTGTCCCATACCAGCTTTGACTCCAGGGAAGCCTATGATCAGGCGTTAATTGAGAAAATTGACGCCTATCAGCCGGACCTGGTGGTATTGGCCGGTTTTATGCGGATCTTGACGCCGGGCTTTGTTCAACATTATTCTGGAAAATTATTGAACATTCATCCATCTTTGTTGCCCAAGTATCAGGGATTAAATACCCACCAACGCGCAATCGATGCCGGCGACAAGGAACATGGGGTCAGTGTCCATTTTGTTACCGAAGAGCTTGATGGCGGTCCGGTTATATTACAGGCAAAAGTTCCGGTGTTTCCCGGAGATGAAGCAAGTGATCTCGCCAGCCGTGTCCACGAACAGGAACATCGCATCTACCCCTTAGTGGTGAAATGGTTCTGCCAGCAGAGATTACGCATGTTAAATGATCAGGCGCTACTCGATAACCAGGTTTTACCTGTATCGGGTTACGCCAGCGATGAGTAATAAAAAGAACTAAGTTCAAGAGGTAGTAACATGTTGAAAAAATTATATCCTTTGTTTGTCGCGGCGCTTTGTCCGTCCTTTTCGGCCTTTGCCGGTGAGCCAACAACAAATGATATAGGAGTAAAACCTTTTACTGCCTCCTACAGCATTATTCATAAAGACGATCCCGTGGGCACTGCCAGCCGCCAGCTAAGCTACCAGGATGATGGCAGCGCCCGCTATAGCTACAGTACAGATATTGAATGGCTGATCTTTTCTGATACCCGAAAAGAGTCATCCATTGTCCAAGTCAAAGATAACAAGGTTATCCCCCAACATTATAAGTACGACCGGGAAGGCACCGGCCGCGACAAGCATTATGAATGGCAGTATGACTTTGCCAATAACAGTGCTTTTGATGTGAAAGAGCAGCAGGCGATCAAGGCTGATTTCAGCCAGAACCTGCAGGATCCCCTGAGTTATCATTTACAAAACCGCCTCAATTTATTGGCGCATCCAGAGCAAAAACATTTTGTCTATCCGGTGATCAAAAGCTCCGGAAAAATCAAGAATTATGTTTATCAGTATGACGGCGAAGAAGAATTGCTCCTGCCCTACGGTTTAGTAAAAGCGGTAAAATTCAAACGGGAAGTGGTAGACAAGAAACGTATCACCTATGCCTGGTTTGCTCCTGAACTGGACTACCTGCTGGTAAAACTCTTTCAGGTGAAAGCCGGGGTTAAACAATTTGAAGCCCAGTTAACAGACTTAAAGGTCGAGGGTAAGGCAGTCACAGCCTCGCTACCTTCGAAAGAAAAGCAGCCTCATTAATCTTGCTTACCGGTTTTAGCTGGCAGATTTCAGGGTAACGAACATTCGTTACCCTTTTTCGGGTTAACTATTCCGTCTTGCTGGTTTCAGCTACCGCCATTTGCCCGCAAGCAACAGATTCCCCCAGACAAAAAAGTTGCCACTGCCCCGGCAACATTTTATGCCAGGTTTCATCATCCGTCAGCGGCTGGGTGGCAATCACCGTCACTATATCGTTATCACTGGTTTCCTGCTTAAAATCCACCAGCATTTCAGCATCGATCAAACTGGCGCTGCCAAAGGGTGCCCGGCGGGTGATCCAATGTAAATTATTCGAGCAAAAGGCAAACAGACTTTCACCGTCGGTGATAATGACATTAAACACCCCATATTGATTGATACACTCACTTAAGCTAGCAATAAAAGCAAATAACTCACAGGCTGGCGGCTGTTGGTCACCAAACTGGTAGTGGATTTGATCCAATATCCAGCAAAAGGCATGCTCACTGTCTGTAGTACCAACGGGTAAATGCAGCTTCACCGGGAAAGTTTCCATGAACCCCTTCAGCTGACCGTTATGGGCATAAGTCCAGTTCTTGCCCCACATTTGCCGGGTAAAGGGATGGGTATTTTCCAAACAGACGGCACCGGAATTGGCCTGACGGATATGACAAATCACCGCTTCACTTTTGATAGGGTATTCCGTGACCAGCCGGGCAATGGGAGAGTGGGCGCTAGGCATAGGATCTTTAAAACTACGACAACCTTTGCCTTCATAAAAAGTCACTCCCCAGCCGTCTTTATGGGGACCGGTATTACCGCCCCGCTGCATTAAGCCGGTAAAACTAAAACAAATATCCGTGGGGACGTTGGCACTCATTGCCAAAAGCTCACACATAAATTTACTACCCTTAAATGAATAAAACCTTCGAAATAAATAGCTGGTTAAGGCATTTTAACCGACCAATACCAGGCGCTTAGAATAATAGTAATTTACCCTGTTATGAGTGCAAGATCACCAGTAAAAAAATGAAGAGAAAATAAAAAGGAAATTTATGAGGTTAGCAGATTAAAATGGCTGATGATTCATCCACCTTAATCTGCAGAAAGTCGTTGCTAGTCTTTAGGCACAAAACCGGCTTTTTGCAGATCTGCCGTCATGATTTCCAGCATCGCCTGCAAGCCGTTTAACGGCCTTAGCATCACTTCAAAATGCTCGATTTTCCCCTGTTCATTCCAGCGGATCATGTCTATACCTTTAATATTTTTTCCCGCCACCATAGCGGAAAACTCCAGTACCACACTGTTACCGGAAATAAACTGACGGTGGTAGGTAAAGTCCTGAAAAATGCCCATCACGGTTTTTAAGATATAGGCAGTGATTTGCTTACCTTCTTTAGGTTTCCACACCGTGGGAGAATGAAACTCAACCTCATCCGCCAGGATATCATTTAATAGCGCCATATCCTGATGTTTAACCACGTCATGCCATTGCTGCAAGCAAGCTTCCATTTGTAAACTCATATGCTATTTTCCCCTTATTTTTTCCTTAAATGATAACGGCAAAACCTGCTTGGCAGCTTTGCCCCTTGTTGTAATAGTTCGAATATAACAAAGGAAAATCATAAAGTCAGCAGCTCATCGGATCAGTAAAGACAAACTCACTTGTCAAACTGGCATTAAGTTTTGCCGTCACTATTGCCGATCATATTTTCAGGTACAACCCAGGCTTCAAATTGCTCTTTGGTTAACAGCTTAAGTGCCAGCGCCGCGTCCAATAAACTCATCCCCTCCTGATGGGCTTTTTTGGCAATTTTAGCGGCATTGTCATAACCGATATGCGGGTTAAGCGCCGTCACCAGCATCAAAGAGCGATCCCTTAATTCATTGATCCTTTGTTCATTGGCGCTGATGCCTTTAATGCATTTCTCGGTAAAGCTGGTGCAGCCGTCCCCCAAAAGACGGATCGATTGCAACAGGTTATATATCATCACAGGTTTAAAGACATTAAGCTGAAAATGCCCGTTAGCCCCGGCAACACTGATACAGGTATGATTGCCCATCACTTGGGCAGCAATCATGGTTAACGCCTCACATTGGGTCGGATTTACCTTACCCGGCATAATAGATGAGCCTGGCTCATTTTCCGGCAGGCAAATTTCCCCAATGCCGCAACGGGGGCCAGAGCCAAGTAAACGGATATCGTTGGCAATTTTCATCAAACTTACCGCCAGGGTATTTAAGGCGCCGCTCGCTTCCACCAGGGCATCATGGGCCGCCAAAGCTTCAAATTTATTGTCGGCGCTGACAAAAGGAAACTGGGTAATTTTCGCCACTTGCCGGGCAAACTTGATATCAAAACCCGCCATGGCATTTAACCCTGTACCTACGGCCGTGCCACCCTGAGCAAGCTGATACAAGGCCGGCAGCACAGCTTCAATTCTGCGTATGCCATGCTCCACTTGTGCATAGTATCCGGAAAATTCCTGCCCCAAGGTCAAAGGGGTCGCATCCTGCATATGGGTACGGCCGATTTTAACCAGGTGCTCAAAAGCAATAGATTTTTTCTTCAACGCATCTTTTAAACCGTGCAGCGCCGGTATTAGACCTAAATTAATTTCTTCCACCGCGGCAATATGCATCGCCGTGGGAAAAGTATCATTGGATGACTGCCCCATATTGCAATGGTCATTGGGATGCACCGGCGTTTTCGAGCCCTTCTCGCCGCCAAGCATGACGATGGCGCGGTTGGCAATCACTTCGTTACAATTCATATTGCTTTGGGTACCTGAGCCGGTTTGCCACACCGACAGGGGAAAGTGATGGTCAAGCTCCCCCGCCGCAACCTCTGCGGCAGCGGCGATGATCACTTCGCCAAGCGCCTTGGGCAGCAAACCAAAATCCATATTCACCTGGGCTGCGGCTTGCTTCACCACCCCCAAGGCGCGGATCAGTGGTTTAGGCAAGGTTTCATCGCCTATGGCGAAGTTGATTAATGACCGGGCGGTTTGTGCGCCATAATATTTATCATCAGGAACGGGTAATTCACCAAAGGAATCACTTTCGAGTCGATATGAAATCATCTTGAACTCCCGGGCTTATGGCACTTGCGGGCGCAAGTGTTAGTAACAGCCGTTATCACTAATTCTAGTTAATAAACCGCCATAAGGAGTCATGACTTTCACCATTAAGGTGCAAATATTAAAAATGACCTATAACTAAAAGATAAAACCAAAGCTGAGACGGTAAATAAAAAATAATTGAAATTAACAGCCCTTAGCTTTACTCTATAGTTATGTGGTCTGACCTCTAGATATTAAGGAAATTTTGTGGATATTTTAATTTGGATAACCAGTGCAATCGCGTTGAGCTGGTTTATGGCTTATTCCAGAGCCAGTTTGTCAAGCTATACCCTGGCGTTTGCCGTACTGATGCTGCTGGGTACATTTTTCTCTGTGATCTCATTTGTTGGCTGGGTAGTGTTCGCTTTAATTGCCCTGCCCCTTAATGTCACCAACTTCAGAAAGCAGTATGTCACCAGCCCTTTGCTGGCTTTATACAAAGGTATTATGCCAGAAATGTCCCGCACCGAGCAGGAAGCCATTAATGCCGGTACGACCTGGTTCGATGCCGATTTATTCCGCGGTGCGCCGGACTGGCAGAAACTGCATAACTTCCCGCAACCGCGTTTAAGCGCAGAAGAACAGGCATTTTTAGACGGACCGGTTGAAGAAGTGTGCGCCATGATAGACGACTGGCATACCACACATGAAAGAGCAGACCTTTCCCCTGAAATCTGGCAGTACTTAAAAGACAACAAGTTCTTTGCCATGATCATCAAGAAAAAATACGGCGGCCTGGAGTTTTGCGCTTATGCCCAGTCACGGGTATTGCAAAAACTTACCGGTGCCAGCAGCGTTTTATCCAGCACCGTAGGCGTACCTAATTCGTTGGGCCCGGGTGAGTTATTACAGCACTACGGTACCAAAGAACAACAAGATTATTACCTGCCGCGCCTGGTGAAAGGTGAAGAAATCCCCTGTTTTGCCCTAACCAGCCCGGAAGCCGGTTCAGATGCCGGTGCCATTCCAGATTTCGGTGTCGTCTGTAAAGGTGAATTTGAAGGTAAAGAAGTGTTGGGTATGCGTCTTACCTGGGACAAACGTTATATTACCCTGGCGCCTGTAGCGACCGTATTGGGTCTGGCCTTTAAATTACAAGATCCCGACGGCTTACTCGGCGATGAAGAAGACCTCGGCATTACCTGTGCCCTTATCCCCACCGACCTTGACGGGGTGATCACCGGCCGTCGCCATTTCCCGCTGAACGTGCCTTTCCAAAACGGTCCGACCCAAGGTAAAGATGTCTTTGTACCGCTGGACTTTATTATCGGTGGTCCTAAAATGGCCGGCCAGGGCTGGCGTATGCTGGTGGAATGTTTATCGGTTGGCCGCGCAATTACCCTGCCTTCAACCAGTGCCGGCGGCATCAAGTCACTGGCGATGGCGACCGGCGCCTATAGCCGTATTCGCCGCCAGTTCAAACTGCCTATAGGTAAAATGGAAGGTATCGAAGAAGCGCTGGGCCGTATCGGCGGTAATGCCTATCTGATGGACGCGGTAACCACCATGTCTACCGGCGCCATCGATTTGGGCGAAAAACCTTCGGTTATTTCCGCCATCGCCAAATACCACTTAACTGAAAAAATGCGTGCCTGTGTGACCGACTCCATGGATATCCACGGCGGCAAAGGCATTTGTATGGGACCGAATAACTACCTTGCCCGCGGCTATCAGGGTGCACCTGTTGCCATCACGGTAGAAGGGGCCAATATCCTGACCCGTAACATGATCATCTACGGCCAGGGCGCCATCCGCTGTCATCCTTATGTGCTGGCAGAACTGCAGGCCGCCGGCAATAAAGACAGCAAGCAGGCCCTGGATGATTTTGACCATGCCCTGTTTGGCCATGTCGGTTTCGCCGTCAGCAATATTTTCCGCAGCCTGTGGTTTTCCTTATCCGGTTCGCGTTTACTGAAAACCCCTTACCAGGATGAAACCCGCCGTTACTACCAGTTAATGACACGTTTCAGCTCTAACCTGGCGATGTTATCGGATGTTGCCATGTTGACCCTGGGTGGCGATCTCAAGCGC
Protein-coding sequences here:
- the hda gene encoding DnaA regulatory inactivator Hda, with translation MKQVAQLALAVQLPDDENFDSFQSEANQAVVKQLQDFIDGKSALESQPHGFYLFGLGGVGKSHLLHASSAYAALLGKSSLCLSFSELKLLSVEMLDGLEQIDLICLDDLHLIAGDDIWQQAVFDLYNRVVEQNKRLLITGNQSAQQLGITLPDLVSRIGWGYTEQIKVISDAEKIKALQYRALQRGLILHDDVVKFLLNRLSRDMRSLIKTLDILDKASIREQRKITIPFIKETLL
- a CDS encoding DUF2066 domain-containing protein codes for the protein MTFLCSAALHAVEVKDLYQAKVPVNSQAKAERNRALKQALRSVIVKVSGQEAAVDNDVVKQAVANHQQYLSQYTYERLAAYSTKNDPVKNKLVLQATFDEHKINALFQQAQLSLWGNLRPQVLLWLIEEQGLSRSILSSSSRSPLPGIATDYARQRGLPVIMPLMDLTDASQVRISDIWGRFAEPVRAASSRYYPEAIVVIRVSNSSLLPQIPQSDDEQDCILCQENNLVLDWSLLTDKQVFGQRRQSNNAGQLIEQALAEITQTIYQGYAQSPSMDNELLLDVANVDSLQTYMAVSQFLEKLSSVQSVRLVSARGTNRRFSLSLLGGKQALLASLKLNKLLQQHIDPLAEVRPDDVPVFYWGKS
- the purM gene encoding phosphoribosylformylglycinamidine cyclo-ligase — encoded protein: MSEQKQSLSYKDAGVDIDAGNALVENIKGAVKRTTRPEVMGGLGGFGSVCQLPTGYKEPVLVAGTDGVGTKLRLAIDLEKHDTVGIDLVAMCVNDLIVQGAEPLFFLDYYATAKLDVDVASNVVSGIAEGCIQAGCALVGGETAEMPGMYHKGDYDIAGFCVGVAEKSRLLDGSKVAAGDQLIALAASGPHSNGYSLIRKVLEVNNTDTNELLDGKAIGEHLLTPTKIYVKSVLALLKEVDVHALSHITGGGFWENIPRVLPQNTKAVINKASWQWPQIFNWLQEKGNISEHEMYRTFNCGVGMIIAVPSDKLEASLDILKAQGENAWHIGAIDNAAADEEQVEMNEG
- the purN gene encoding phosphoribosylglycinamide formyltransferase, whose translation is MGSRILVLISGSGSNLQALLDASGADDYPGEVVAVISNKADAYGLTRAENAGVDAITLSHTSFDSREAYDQALIEKIDAYQPDLVVLAGFMRILTPGFVQHYSGKLLNIHPSLLPKYQGLNTHQRAIDAGDKEHGVSVHFVTEELDGGPVILQAKVPVFPGDEASDLASRVHEQEHRIYPLVVKWFCQQRLRMLNDQALLDNQVLPVSGYASDE
- a CDS encoding DUF3108 domain-containing protein, with the translated sequence MLKKLYPLFVAALCPSFSAFAGEPTTNDIGVKPFTASYSIIHKDDPVGTASRQLSYQDDGSARYSYSTDIEWLIFSDTRKESSIVQVKDNKVIPQHYKYDREGTGRDKHYEWQYDFANNSAFDVKEQQAIKADFSQNLQDPLSYHLQNRLNLLAHPEQKHFVYPVIKSSGKIKNYVYQYDGEEELLLPYGLVKAVKFKREVVDKKRITYAWFAPELDYLLVKLFQVKAGVKQFEAQLTDLKVEGKAVTASLPSKEKQPH
- a CDS encoding class II glutamine amidotransferase is translated as MCELLAMSANVPTDICFSFTGLMQRGGNTGPHKDGWGVTFYEGKGCRSFKDPMPSAHSPIARLVTEYPIKSEAVICHIRQANSGAVCLENTHPFTRQMWGKNWTYAHNGQLKGFMETFPVKLHLPVGTTDSEHAFCWILDQIHYQFGDQQPPACELFAFIASLSECINQYGVFNVIITDGESLFAFCSNNLHWITRRAPFGSASLIDAEMLVDFKQETSDNDIVTVIATQPLTDDETWHKMLPGQWQLFCLGESVACGQMAVAETSKTE
- a CDS encoding nuclear transport factor 2 family protein, giving the protein MSLQMEACLQQWHDVVKHQDMALLNDILADEVEFHSPTVWKPKEGKQITAYILKTVMGIFQDFTYHRQFISGNSVVLEFSAMVAGKNIKGIDMIRWNEQGKIEHFEVMLRPLNGLQAMLEIMTADLQKAGFVPKD
- the fumC gene encoding class II fumarate hydratase, yielding MISYRLESDSFGELPVPDDKYYGAQTARSLINFAIGDETLPKPLIRALGVVKQAAAQVNMDFGLLPKALGEVIIAAAAEVAAGELDHHFPLSVWQTGSGTQSNMNCNEVIANRAIVMLGGEKGSKTPVHPNDHCNMGQSSNDTFPTAMHIAAVEEINLGLIPALHGLKDALKKKSIAFEHLVKIGRTHMQDATPLTLGQEFSGYYAQVEHGIRRIEAVLPALYQLAQGGTAVGTGLNAMAGFDIKFARQVAKITQFPFVSADNKFEALAAHDALVEASGALNTLAVSLMKIANDIRLLGSGPRCGIGEICLPENEPGSSIMPGKVNPTQCEALTMIAAQVMGNHTCISVAGANGHFQLNVFKPVMIYNLLQSIRLLGDGCTSFTEKCIKGISANEQRINELRDRSLMLVTALNPHIGYDNAAKIAKKAHQEGMSLLDAALALKLLTKEQFEAWVVPENMIGNSDGKT
- the fadE gene encoding acyl-CoA dehydrogenase FadE, with product MDILIWITSAIALSWFMAYSRASLSSYTLAFAVLMLLGTFFSVISFVGWVVFALIALPLNVTNFRKQYVTSPLLALYKGIMPEMSRTEQEAINAGTTWFDADLFRGAPDWQKLHNFPQPRLSAEEQAFLDGPVEEVCAMIDDWHTTHERADLSPEIWQYLKDNKFFAMIIKKKYGGLEFCAYAQSRVLQKLTGASSVLSSTVGVPNSLGPGELLQHYGTKEQQDYYLPRLVKGEEIPCFALTSPEAGSDAGAIPDFGVVCKGEFEGKEVLGMRLTWDKRYITLAPVATVLGLAFKLQDPDGLLGDEEDLGITCALIPTDLDGVITGRRHFPLNVPFQNGPTQGKDVFVPLDFIIGGPKMAGQGWRMLVECLSVGRAITLPSTSAGGIKSLAMATGAYSRIRRQFKLPIGKMEGIEEALGRIGGNAYLMDAVTTMSTGAIDLGEKPSVISAIAKYHLTEKMRACVTDSMDIHGGKGICMGPNNYLARGYQGAPVAITVEGANILTRNMIIYGQGAIRCHPYVLAELQAAGNKDSKQALDDFDHALFGHVGFAVSNIFRSLWFSLSGSRLLKTPYQDETRRYYQLMTRFSSNLAMLSDVAMLTLGGDLKRRERVSARLGDMLSYLYLASATLKRFNDEGRRAEDLPLMQWAVEDCLYNIQQAMDALLTNFPNKIVGKALRVLVLPLGCWLTKPSDKRDHQVARLLQTPGDARSRLGEGQYLTREDSNLMGQLEQTLDDIVACEPIFEKVCRAVGTKLPFYRLNEVAEQGLACGAINETEAELLRRAETGRKAAIDVDDFDPADLVADKSLLAGEDKNQPHAA